A genomic stretch from Bacteroidota bacterium includes:
- a CDS encoding 3-hydroxyacyl-CoA dehydrogenase/enoyl-CoA hydratase family protein, protein MTDSIKGIKIENRLIRKVSILGSGVMGSRIACHFANIGVQVLLLDIVDNKLSEEEKKKPALRNKIVNDALQMAVKQNPSPVYSKTVLKNITTGNFDDDLKKIEDSDWIIEVVIENLEIKKQLMEKVDALRKAGTLITTNTSGIPITDIMEGRSEDFKTNFCGTHFFNPPRYLKLLEIIPSEKTDKAVVDFLMDYGDRFLGKTTVLCKDTPAFIANRIGVFSIMAVLRTMQELHLSIDEVDALTGPVSGRPKSATFRTADVVGIDTLVKVAMNTYDACPQDENRELFSVPDYIQKLISNKWLGDKTGQGFFKKIKNAEGKSEILVLDLNTFEYVPTRKAKFATLDAAKPVDDLKKRLQILHNGKDNAGEFYRKVTYLVNSYVSHRIPEIADELYKIDDAMRAGFGWELGPFETWDILGVEDTVKQMKSAGVEVAQWINDMLAAGVTSFYKSENGKRKFYDIASKQYKEIPGADKIILLDNLRENKPVFKNEGATLHDIGDGILCLEFHTKMNVIGAEIITAVNNSIAIAEKNYRGLVIGNEAANFSAGANIAMMLMLAIEQEYEELDMAIRMFQNMTTRVRFSGIPIAVAPHGLTLGGGCEMTMHADVAVAAAETYIGLVEVGAGLIPAGGGTKEFAVRASDKFFKGDIEIPTLQEMSLNIAMAKVATSAREAFEMGILRKGFDKEIINGNRVITEAKHALIEIAERGYTQPQPRNDIRVLGRTALGSFYVGIASMRMAGYISEYDEKIAQKVCYVLCGGDLSQPTLVNEQYLLDLEREAFLSLLGEKKTLDRMQHILKTGKPLRN, encoded by the coding sequence ATGACAGATTCTATAAAAGGAATTAAAATAGAAAACCGCTTGATACGCAAAGTAAGTATTCTTGGCTCCGGCGTAATGGGCTCAAGAATAGCTTGCCATTTTGCAAATATTGGTGTGCAGGTTTTGCTGTTGGATATTGTAGATAATAAATTATCGGAAGAAGAAAAAAAGAAACCTGCACTGCGAAATAAAATTGTGAATGATGCATTGCAAATGGCGGTGAAACAAAATCCATCTCCCGTTTATAGCAAAACAGTTTTAAAAAATATTACTACAGGAAATTTTGATGATGATCTCAAAAAAATTGAAGACAGCGATTGGATTATTGAAGTGGTGATTGAAAATCTGGAAATAAAAAAACAATTGATGGAGAAAGTGGATGCGTTGAGAAAGGCAGGAACACTTATCACTACAAATACATCAGGTATTCCGATTACTGATATTATGGAAGGCAGATCGGAGGATTTTAAAACAAATTTTTGTGGGACACATTTTTTTAATCCGCCACGCTATTTAAAATTATTGGAGATAATACCTTCAGAAAAAACGGATAAAGCAGTTGTAGATTTTTTAATGGATTATGGTGATCGGTTTTTAGGAAAAACAACGGTGTTATGTAAAGACACCCCTGCATTTATTGCAAATCGAATTGGTGTATTTTCTATCATGGCGGTGTTACGTACAATGCAGGAATTACATTTAAGTATTGATGAAGTGGATGCACTTACAGGGCCTGTGAGCGGAAGACCAAAATCTGCGACATTTCGCACAGCCGATGTTGTTGGAATTGATACTTTGGTGAAGGTGGCAATGAACACTTATGATGCTTGTCCGCAAGATGAAAACAGAGAACTCTTTTCTGTGCCGGATTACATACAAAAATTAATTAGCAATAAATGGCTGGGGGATAAAACAGGTCAGGGATTTTTTAAGAAAATAAAAAATGCAGAAGGCAAGAGTGAAATTCTTGTTTTGGATTTGAACACTTTTGAATATGTGCCAACACGCAAAGCAAAGTTTGCAACATTGGATGCAGCGAAACCTGTGGATGATTTAAAAAAGCGATTACAGATATTACATAATGGAAAGGATAATGCAGGAGAATTTTATCGCAAAGTAACTTACTTGGTAAATAGTTATGTATCGCATCGCATTCCAGAAATTGCAGATGAATTATATAAAATTGATGATGCAATGCGTGCGGGTTTTGGTTGGGAATTAGGACCGTTTGAAACCTGGGATATTCTGGGAGTGGAAGACACTGTTAAGCAAATGAAATCTGCAGGTGTTGAAGTGGCGCAATGGATAAATGATATGCTTGCCGCCGGTGTTACATCCTTTTATAAATCAGAAAATGGAAAGCGAAAATTTTATGATATCGCTTCAAAACAATACAAAGAAATTCCGGGAGCAGACAAAATTATTCTATTAGATAATTTGCGTGAAAATAAACCGGTATTTAAAAATGAAGGTGCTACTCTGCATGATATAGGTGATGGAATTTTATGTTTGGAATTTCATACCAAGATGAATGTGATTGGTGCAGAAATAATTACTGCTGTAAATAATTCAATTGCCATTGCCGAAAAAAATTATCGTGGTCTTGTAATAGGAAATGAAGCGGCAAATTTTTCTGCCGGTGCCAATATCGCTATGATGTTAATGCTTGCAATTGAACAAGAATATGAGGAGTTGGATATGGCGATTCGCATGTTTCAAAACATGACAACACGAGTGCGCTTTTCGGGAATTCCGATTGCTGTTGCACCACATGGATTAACGTTGGGTGGTGGTTGTGAAATGACGATGCATGCAGATGTAGCAGTAGCTGCAGCAGAAACTTATATTGGTTTAGTTGAAGTGGGCGCAGGTTTAATTCCTGCCGGTGGTGGAACTAAAGAATTTGCTGTGCGTGCAAGTGATAAATTTTTTAAAGGTGATATTGAAATTCCAACATTGCAGGAAATGAGTTTAAATATTGCAATGGCAAAAGTGGCAACATCTGCTCGTGAAGCATTTGAAATGGGAATATTGAGAAAGGGTTTTGATAAAGAAATTATAAATGGCAATCGTGTAATTACTGAAGCAAAACATGCATTGATAGAAATTGCAGAAAGAGGATATACACAACCACAACCACGCAATGATATTCGGGTGTTAGGTCGTACCGCACTCGGAAGTTTTTATGTGGGAATTGCATC
- the metF gene encoding methylenetetrahydrofolate reductase [NAD(P)H]: MKVIDHINNADRTLLSFEILPPLKGKSIQGIYDVLDPLVELHPAFVNVTYHRSEYVYKKRGDLDAGLNSETFEKVYIRKRPGTVGICAAIQFKYKIDAVAHLICGGFSKEETEDALIDLWYLSVENVLLLRGDSAKNERHFTPDSGGHKYAIDLVNQAMQMNKGIYLEDELQDAYKTNFNVGVAGYPEKHFESPNIKSDLKYLKAKVDAGASYIVTQMFFDNKKYFDFVNRCRAEGITVPIIPGIKPITSASQIQTIPSTFHVDIPEELSDAIDKCKNNEDVKRIGSNWCIDQSKELLKANVPCIHYYTMGKADTMKNIIKEVF, from the coding sequence ATGAAAGTGATTGATCATATCAATAATGCAGACCGCACCTTGTTATCCTTTGAAATTTTGCCGCCATTAAAAGGCAAAAGTATTCAGGGCATTTATGATGTATTGGATCCATTAGTAGAATTACATCCTGCTTTTGTAAATGTTACTTATCACCGCTCGGAATATGTATATAAAAAACGTGGTGATTTGGATGCCGGATTAAATAGCGAAACATTTGAAAAAGTATATATCCGCAAACGTCCGGGTACAGTTGGTATTTGTGCAGCCATTCAATTCAAATACAAAATTGATGCAGTAGCACATTTAATTTGTGGTGGATTCAGCAAAGAAGAAACTGAAGATGCTTTAATTGATCTTTGGTATTTAAGTGTTGAAAATGTATTGCTGCTGCGAGGTGATTCTGCAAAAAATGAAAGACATTTTACACCGGATTCCGGTGGACATAAATATGCGATTGATCTTGTTAATCAAGCGATGCAAATGAATAAAGGCATTTACCTGGAAGATGAATTGCAGGATGCGTACAAAACAAATTTCAATGTGGGTGTTGCGGGATATCCTGAAAAACATTTTGAAAGTCCGAATATAAAAAGTGATTTAAAATATCTGAAAGCAAAAGTGGATGCTGGTGCATCTTATATAGTTACACAAATGTTTTTTGATAATAAAAAATATTTTGATTTTGTAAATCGCTGTCGGGCAGAGGGAATTACAGTACCGATTATTCCGGGAATAAAACCCATTACTTCTGCATCGCAGATACAAACTATTCCAAGTACTTTTCATGTAGATATTCCTGAAGAATTATCTGATGCAATTGATAAGTGTAAAAACAATGAAGATGTGAAACGCATTGGCTCCAATTGGTGTATAGATCAATCAAAAGAATTGTTAAAAGCCAATGTGCCTTGTATTCATTATTATACTATGGGCAAAGCAGATACAATGAAAAATATTATCAAAGAAGTATTTTAA
- the purD gene encoding phosphoribosylamine--glycine ligase yields MKVLLLGNGGREHAMAWKIAQSELCEQLFIAPGNPGTALCGTNVAISVNDFEGLLSFCNSNAVDMIVVGPEDPLVNGIVDFFKTHSSIPVIGPDKMAAQLEGSKAFAKQFLIKHAIPTASYKEITLQNIQDGLTYLDSHTMPVVLKADGLAAGKGVVICNSIEEAKQELQSMLSGKFGEAGNKVVIEDFLNGIELTVIILTDGKNYKILPASKDYKKIGEGDSGLNTGGMGAVSPPPFATKEFIEKVEKEIIQPTINGLQQDNIQYKGFLYFGLINVNGSPYVIEYNCRLGDPETQVIIPRIKSDVLKLFIAVANNTLGDETMEVDEKVCATVILASHGYPGIFEKGYVIQGLENTENCMVFQAGTILNTSGELVSNGGRVMAVTAYGKNHQEALQLCYVNAGRIYFDSRYFRRDIGFDL; encoded by the coding sequence ATGAAAGTTTTATTATTAGGAAATGGCGGACGTGAACATGCAATGGCATGGAAGATTGCGCAATCAGAGTTATGCGAACAATTGTTTATAGCACCCGGCAATCCAGGCACTGCGTTATGCGGAACCAATGTTGCAATTTCGGTAAATGATTTTGAAGGCTTGCTTTCTTTTTGCAATAGTAATGCAGTTGATATGATTGTCGTAGGTCCTGAGGATCCTTTAGTAAATGGCATTGTTGATTTTTTTAAAACACATTCCTCTATTCCTGTAATTGGTCCTGATAAAATGGCGGCGCAATTGGAAGGAAGTAAAGCTTTTGCAAAACAGTTTTTGATCAAACATGCAATTCCAACTGCGTCATATAAAGAAATTACTTTGCAAAATATTCAGGATGGTTTAACTTATTTAGATTCTCATACAATGCCTGTTGTTTTAAAAGCAGATGGACTTGCAGCGGGTAAAGGTGTCGTAATTTGTAATTCAATTGAAGAAGCAAAACAAGAATTACAAAGTATGTTAAGCGGCAAGTTTGGCGAGGCAGGAAATAAAGTGGTGATTGAAGATTTTTTAAATGGTATTGAACTCACTGTAATTATTCTTACCGATGGAAAAAATTACAAAATTTTACCTGCATCAAAAGATTATAAAAAAATTGGTGAAGGAGATTCCGGATTAAATACCGGCGGTATGGGTGCAGTTTCTCCACCTCCATTTGCAACAAAAGAATTTATAGAAAAAGTAGAGAAGGAAATAATTCAACCAACAATTAATGGATTACAACAAGATAATATTCAGTATAAAGGATTTTTATATTTTGGATTAATTAATGTGAACGGTTCGCCTTATGTGATTGAATATAATTGCAGATTGGGTGATCCGGAAACACAAGTAATTATACCTCGAATAAAATCTGATGTATTGAAATTATTTATTGCGGTTGCTAATAATACATTAGGTGATGAAACAATGGAAGTTGATGAAAAAGTTTGTGCAACGGTGATACTTGCTTCGCATGGCTATCCCGGAATATTTGAAAAGGGTTATGTAATTCAGGGATTGGAAAATACTGAAAACTGTATGGTGTTTCAGGCAGGTACTATTCTGAATACAAGTGGTGAATTAGTAAGTAATGGTGGTCGTGTGATGGCGGTAACTGCTTACGGAAAAAATCATCAGGAGGCTTTGCAATTATGTTATGTGAATGCCGGCAGAATTTATTTCGATAGCAGATACTTCAGAAGAGATATTGGATTTGATCTTTAA
- a CDS encoding TetR/AcrR family transcriptional regulator, whose protein sequence is MPKQKVNQQELIHVALKLFRTRGYHKTSMADIATECGLLKGSIYHYYPSKEELMVGVLTYLQEYYHNEIFVFAYKEDMPAEKRLKKLAEMSEYVFTNGEGACLMANIAMETNDVVPEFKGPIKSFFDDWTKALQFIYKERYSDDAALFFARETICAVEGAAMMMRIYNDPEFIRKAHAMIIDKFENASKKALIH, encoded by the coding sequence ATGCCAAAGCAAAAAGTAAATCAGCAGGAACTCATTCATGTGGCACTGAAACTATTCAGAACAAGAGGTTATCACAAAACAAGTATGGCGGATATTGCCACGGAATGTGGGTTATTGAAAGGCAGCATTTATCATTATTATCCATCCAAAGAGGAATTGATGGTGGGTGTGTTGACTTATTTACAGGAGTATTATCACAATGAAATTTTTGTATTTGCTTATAAAGAAGATATGCCTGCGGAAAAGCGTTTGAAGAAATTGGCGGAGATGAGTGAGTATGTTTTTACCAATGGCGAAGGTGCTTGCTTGATGGCAAATATTGCAATGGAAACCAATGATGTGGTTCCGGAATTCAAAGGACCTATTAAATCTTTTTTCGACGATTGGACGAAAGCATTACAATTTATTTATAAAGAAAGATACAGCGATGATGCCGCATTGTTTTTTGCAAGAGAAACAATTTGTGCAGTGGAAGGTGCTGCGATGATGATGCGCATTTATAATGATCCTGAATTTATTCGCAAGGCACATGCAATGATTATTGACAAATTTGAAAATGCTTCTAAGAAAGCACTTATACATTAA